In Thermosynechococcus sichuanensis E542, a single genomic region encodes these proteins:
- a CDS encoding sirohydrochlorin chelatase, protein MMAYFLISHGSPAPEPQRAMAFLCQQLTPLGSVGWGTLEGAPLPEQIRQFSQQARSQGAEGMVILPLFLLPGNHVVVDLPLAIAAAESVLPIQLLPFLGGQPLFQAWLQRAIADEAAHILLGHGSRRPEVRPWFEDLCQACGVLPALLTEGGSLDHAIEARLAQGYTSSKIYGYFLFGGKTVDQVHSQLATLQVRYPHHAVSLVPAIQANPSLVNVLQDILQAVPLVEPVA, encoded by the coding sequence ATGATGGCCTACTTTCTCATTAGCCACGGTAGTCCTGCCCCTGAGCCACAGCGGGCAATGGCATTCCTGTGCCAGCAACTCACCCCTCTTGGTAGCGTTGGTTGGGGAACCCTTGAAGGAGCGCCACTACCTGAGCAGATTCGCCAATTTAGTCAGCAGGCACGATCTCAGGGGGCCGAGGGGATGGTCATTCTGCCCCTCTTTTTATTGCCGGGCAACCATGTGGTGGTGGATCTACCCCTAGCGATCGCGGCCGCCGAGTCGGTGCTGCCCATTCAATTACTTCCCTTCTTGGGGGGACAGCCCCTCTTTCAAGCATGGTTACAACGGGCGATCGCCGATGAAGCCGCCCATATTCTCCTTGGCCACGGCAGCCGTCGGCCTGAAGTCCGTCCCTGGTTTGAGGATCTGTGTCAGGCTTGCGGTGTACTCCCAGCCCTGCTGACCGAAGGGGGAAGTTTAGACCATGCCATTGAGGCGCGGCTGGCTCAGGGTTATACCAGTAGCAAAATTTATGGCTACTTTCTTTTTGGCGGTAAAACCGTTGATCAGGTACACAGCCAACTGGCGACATTGCAAGTTAGGTATCCCCACCATGCCGTTTCCTTGGTGCCGGCCATTCAAGCCAATCCCTCCTTGGTCAACGTTCTGCAAGACATTCTTCAGGCCGTGCCCCTGGTGGAGCCTGTTGCATGA
- the hisS gene encoding histidine--tRNA ligase: MGLQAPRGTRDILPAERVYWQYLEGIARQILERAAYREICTPIFEQTQLFERGIGEATDIVSKEMYTFSDRAQRSLTLRPEGTAGVVRAYIEHGLHSQGSVQRLWYLGPMFRYERPQSGRYRQFHQLGVEVLGSADPRADAEVIAVALDILQTLGLKELTLMLNSVGDREDRSEYRQALVDYLTPYKADLDPDSQERLHRNPLRILDSKDPRTQAIVKEAPRLLDYLSPRSRNHFEQVQSLLQDLGIRYQINPALVRGLDYYTHTAFEFQDLSLGNEGTVCGGGRYDHLVEELGGPATPAIGWAMGLERLILLLRDRPLPPRNQPYLYMVTRGEAAERQGLILAQQLRHQGYTVEVDLSGSAFGKQVKRADRVGATVCLVIGESEATDRTVQVKWLASGEQVLVPQQEILTESWRSRFLAAL, translated from the coding sequence ATGGGTTTGCAAGCACCACGGGGAACTCGTGATATTTTGCCCGCTGAGCGGGTCTATTGGCAGTATTTAGAAGGCATTGCTCGCCAGATTCTAGAGCGCGCTGCCTACCGCGAAATTTGCACCCCGATTTTTGAGCAAACCCAGCTTTTTGAGCGAGGCATTGGCGAAGCTACTGATATTGTCAGTAAGGAAATGTACACCTTTAGCGATCGCGCTCAACGGTCGCTGACGCTGCGGCCAGAGGGTACGGCTGGGGTAGTTCGCGCCTATATTGAACATGGTCTGCACAGCCAAGGGAGCGTCCAACGCCTGTGGTACCTAGGGCCTATGTTTCGCTATGAGCGGCCGCAGTCCGGTCGCTATCGCCAGTTTCACCAGTTGGGGGTGGAAGTGTTAGGGAGTGCTGATCCCCGCGCCGATGCCGAAGTCATTGCTGTGGCTCTGGATATTTTGCAGACGTTAGGACTAAAAGAGCTAACTTTGATGCTCAACTCCGTGGGCGATCGCGAAGACCGCAGTGAGTATCGCCAGGCCTTAGTGGATTACCTCACCCCCTACAAGGCAGATTTAGACCCCGATTCCCAAGAACGCCTCCACCGCAATCCCCTACGAATTCTGGATAGCAAAGACCCCCGCACCCAAGCGATTGTTAAGGAAGCGCCGCGGCTGTTGGATTATTTGAGTCCGCGATCGCGCAACCACTTTGAGCAGGTGCAATCCCTCTTGCAGGATCTGGGCATCCGCTACCAGATTAATCCTGCCCTTGTGCGCGGCCTCGACTACTATACCCACACCGCCTTTGAATTTCAGGATTTGAGTTTGGGCAATGAGGGAACCGTCTGTGGGGGTGGTCGCTACGATCACCTTGTCGAGGAATTAGGGGGACCCGCCACACCCGCCATTGGTTGGGCGATGGGACTGGAACGATTGATTTTACTCCTGCGCGATCGCCCCTTGCCACCGCGCAATCAACCCTACCTTTATATGGTGACCCGTGGCGAAGCTGCCGAACGCCAAGGCCTGATTTTAGCCCAGCAATTGCGGCATCAAGGCTATACCGTAGAAGTGGATCTCAGCGGCAGTGCCTTTGGCAAACAGGTGAAACGCGCCGATCGGGTGGGTGCCACGGTGTGTCTGGTGATTGGCGAGAGTGAAGCAACGGATCGCACTGTCCAAGTAAAGTGGTTGGCTTCTGGAGAACAGGTGTTGGTACCGCAACAGGAAATCTTGACCGAAAGCTGGCGATCGCGCTTCCTTGCTGCCTTATGA
- a CDS encoding resolvase, producing MQRSSYPAGGDELMTIDQVQQTLRRSRASIYRYVNTNNETINPPFNPQRLNPEHRKSRREPLLFHPNEVARFARDVMGITTLQVELKTTPPNPTDELLKEILGELKHIREALERVEKLLGS from the coding sequence ATGCAGCGTTCTTCCTATCCTGCGGGAGGGGATGAGTTAATGACCATTGATCAAGTGCAGCAAACTCTCCGCCGCTCCCGTGCCTCTATTTATCGTTATGTCAATACCAATAATGAAACCATTAATCCTCCCTTTAATCCCCAACGCCTCAATCCAGAGCATCGCAAAAGCCGTCGTGAACCGCTGCTGTTTCATCCCAATGAAGTGGCTCGCTTTGCCCGTGATGTAATGGGCATTACTACCCTCCAGGTGGAATTAAAAACCACACCCCCTAATCCAACAGATGAGCTTCTCAAGGAAATTCTCGGCGAATTAAAGCACATTCGCGAGGCTCTAGAGCGGGTGGAGAAGTTACTAGGAAGCTAG